One Bacillus sp. FJAT-52991 genomic region harbors:
- the rpsD gene encoding 30S ribosomal protein S4, giving the protein MARYTGPSWKLSRRLGISLSGTGKELEKRPYAPGQHGPNQRKKLSEYGLQLQEKQKLRHMYGVNERQFHNLFVKAGKMKGVYGENFMILLESRLDNLVYRLGLARTRRQARQLVNHGHVTVDGQRVDIPSYQVKPGQAISIREKSRSLEIVKEAIEVNNFVPEYLTFDADKLEGTFTRLPERSELPAEINEALIVEFYSR; this is encoded by the coding sequence ATGGCTCGTTATACTGGTCCAAGCTGGAAATTATCCCGTCGCTTAGGAATCTCCCTTAGCGGAACTGGTAAAGAATTAGAAAAGCGTCCTTACGCACCTGGACAACATGGTCCTAACCAACGTAAAAAACTTTCTGAATACGGATTACAATTACAAGAAAAGCAAAAACTTCGTCATATGTACGGAGTTAATGAGCGCCAATTCCACAACCTATTCGTGAAAGCTGGTAAAATGAAAGGCGTATACGGCGAAAACTTCATGATCCTTCTTGAAAGCCGCCTAGATAACCTTGTTTACCGTCTTGGTTTAGCTCGTACTCGTCGTCAAGCTCGTCAGCTTGTTAACCACGGTCACGTAACAGTTGATGGACAACGTGTTGACATCCCATCTTACCAAGTAAAACCAGGTCAAGCAATTTCTATTCGTGAAAAATCAAGAAGCCTTGAAATCGTTAAAGAAGCGATCGAAGTAAACAACTTTGTTCCTGAATATTTAACATTCGATGCTGATAAATTAGAAGGTACATTCACTCGCCTACCTGAGCGTTCTGAATTACCAGCTGAAATCAACGAAGCACTAATCGTAGAGTTCTACTCTCGTTAA
- the tyrS gene encoding tyrosine--tRNA ligase, protein MDLMQELEWRGIVYQQTDEEGMKELLNKESVSLYCGVDPTADSMHIGHLLPFLTLRRFQNHGHRPIVLVGGATGMIGDPSGKREERKLQTPEMVEHNVACIKKQLEKIFDFSGDNGAKLVNNNDWVGSMDVVTFLRDFGKNIGVNYMLAKDIVSSRLDSGISFTEFAYTILQAMDFYHLYENHNCKMQIGGSDQWGNITTGLEMIRKMKPEAEKAFGMTIPLVTKADGTKFGKTESGAIWLDPEKTSPYEFYQFWINAADADVVKYLKIFTFLTPETIEVLEASMQEEAHLRKAQKALAEEMTRLIHGQEALEQAIKISAALFSGDVKNLTATEIEQGFKDVPSYEPANEEELALVELLVSAGISPSKRQAREDIQNGAVSINGDKMTDTSYTLSNEDKMEGKFTIIRRGKKKYFLIKY, encoded by the coding sequence ATGGATTTAATGCAGGAATTAGAATGGCGTGGGATCGTTTACCAGCAAACAGATGAAGAAGGCATGAAAGAACTCTTAAATAAAGAAAGTGTTTCACTATACTGCGGTGTGGACCCAACAGCAGATAGTATGCATATCGGACATTTACTGCCATTTTTGACGCTTCGTCGTTTTCAAAACCATGGCCATCGCCCGATTGTTCTTGTTGGTGGGGCAACAGGAATGATTGGCGATCCGAGTGGAAAACGCGAAGAAAGAAAGCTGCAAACACCTGAAATGGTTGAACACAATGTGGCATGCATTAAAAAGCAATTAGAGAAAATTTTTGATTTCTCAGGTGATAATGGAGCGAAATTAGTCAATAACAATGACTGGGTTGGCTCCATGGATGTGGTAACATTTTTACGTGACTTTGGTAAAAACATCGGCGTGAACTACATGCTGGCGAAAGATATTGTTTCTTCACGACTAGACTCTGGTATTTCCTTCACTGAATTTGCTTATACCATTTTACAAGCGATGGATTTCTATCATTTATACGAAAATCATAACTGTAAAATGCAAATTGGTGGAAGTGACCAATGGGGCAACATTACAACGGGCTTAGAAATGATTCGTAAAATGAAGCCAGAAGCTGAAAAGGCATTTGGCATGACGATTCCACTTGTCACAAAAGCGGATGGAACGAAATTCGGTAAAACAGAGAGCGGTGCGATTTGGCTCGATCCGGAAAAAACATCTCCGTATGAATTTTACCAATTCTGGATTAACGCAGCGGATGCTGATGTGGTAAAATACTTGAAAATTTTCACTTTCTTAACTCCGGAAACAATTGAAGTACTAGAAGCGTCGATGCAAGAAGAAGCCCACTTAAGAAAAGCACAAAAAGCATTAGCAGAAGAAATGACACGCTTAATTCATGGACAAGAGGCTTTAGAACAAGCGATTAAAATCTCTGCAGCACTATTCAGCGGTGATGTGAAAAACTTGACAGCTACTGAAATCGAACAAGGCTTTAAGGATGTGCCGTCATATGAGCCGGCGAACGAAGAAGAGCTAGCACTTGTTGAACTGCTTGTCTCTGCTGGTATTTCACCATCTAAGCGTCAAGCGCGTGAAGATATTCAAAACGGTGCTGTATCGATCAACGGTGATAAAATGACAGATACAAGCTATACCTTATCCAACGAGGATAAAATGGAAGGCAAGTTCACGATCATTCGCCGTGGGAAAAAGAAATATTTCTTAATTAAATATTAA
- the acsA gene encoding acetate--CoA ligase — protein sequence MKLEALTVKAGHFNLKNYDEVYSSFDWKETEQHFSWAETGKVNIAYEAIDRHASSERKDQVALYYRDADREETYTFEHMRDYSNQAANVLKQFGDVTKGDRVFVFMPRSPELYFTVLGAIKAGAIVGPLFEAFMEGAVRDRLEDSEAKVLVTTPELLERVPVAELPALKTIFLVGDHVQAEGRFVDFKAKMKNADRSFEVEWMDLDDGMILHYTSGSTGKPKGILHVHRAMVQQYQTAKWVLDLQENDVYWCTADPGWVTGTAYGIFGPWLTGTTNVVVGGRFSPENWYKTLEDYGVTVWYSAPTAFRMLMGAGDELVKKFDLSSLRHILSVGEPLNPEVVRWGAKVFDLRIHDTWWMTETGAQVICNYPCIDIRPGSMGKPIPGVKAAIVDDQGNELPPNRMGNLAIKKGWPSMMVSVWNNPEKYESYFMPGDWYVSGDSAYMDEDGYFWFQGRVDDVIMTAGERVGPFEVESKLIEHPAIAEAGVIGKPDPVRGEIIKAFIALIDGYEPSDELKEDIRQFVKTGLAAHAAPREIEFRDKLPKTRSGKIMRRVLKAWELDLPTGDLSTMED from the coding sequence ATGAAATTGGAAGCGCTAACAGTTAAAGCAGGACATTTTAACCTGAAAAACTATGATGAGGTGTACTCGTCTTTTGATTGGAAGGAAACTGAACAGCACTTTTCTTGGGCAGAAACCGGAAAAGTAAACATTGCCTATGAAGCGATTGACCGCCATGCTTCGTCCGAGCGGAAAGACCAAGTAGCTTTGTATTATCGTGATGCTGATCGTGAGGAGACATACACGTTTGAACACATGAGGGATTATTCGAATCAAGCAGCGAATGTACTGAAGCAGTTTGGGGATGTTACAAAAGGGGATCGTGTATTTGTCTTTATGCCGCGTTCACCAGAGCTTTACTTTACTGTACTCGGGGCGATTAAAGCAGGGGCTATTGTTGGTCCATTATTTGAAGCCTTTATGGAAGGAGCCGTTCGTGATCGTTTAGAAGATAGTGAGGCAAAGGTGCTGGTAACAACACCGGAACTATTAGAGCGTGTGCCTGTAGCGGAACTGCCTGCTTTAAAAACAATTTTCCTTGTTGGGGATCATGTACAAGCAGAAGGAAGGTTTGTTGATTTTAAAGCAAAAATGAAGAATGCTGATCGTTCATTCGAAGTGGAGTGGATGGACCTTGATGACGGGATGATTTTACATTACACATCAGGTTCTACAGGGAAGCCGAAAGGGATTTTGCATGTTCATCGAGCGATGGTTCAGCAATATCAAACAGCTAAATGGGTGCTTGATCTGCAAGAGAATGATGTGTATTGGTGCACAGCCGATCCAGGTTGGGTCACAGGTACAGCTTATGGTATCTTCGGACCTTGGTTAACAGGGACAACGAATGTCGTCGTCGGTGGTCGATTTAGTCCGGAAAACTGGTACAAAACACTTGAGGATTATGGAGTGACTGTTTGGTATAGTGCACCAACTGCTTTCCGGATGTTGATGGGTGCTGGCGATGAATTGGTGAAGAAGTTCGATTTGAGCTCACTTCGTCATATTTTAAGCGTCGGGGAACCGTTGAATCCAGAAGTGGTACGTTGGGGAGCAAAAGTGTTTGATCTGCGCATTCATGATACATGGTGGATGACTGAAACAGGGGCACAAGTGATTTGTAACTATCCTTGCATAGACATTAGACCTGGATCGATGGGGAAACCAATTCCTGGAGTGAAGGCAGCGATTGTTGATGATCAAGGCAATGAGCTTCCGCCGAATCGAATGGGGAATTTAGCGATTAAAAAAGGGTGGCCGTCTATGATGGTCTCTGTATGGAATAATCCGGAAAAATATGAATCTTATTTTATGCCAGGTGACTGGTATGTTTCGGGTGATTCTGCTTATATGGATGAAGATGGGTACTTCTGGTTCCAAGGCCGTGTCGATGATGTCATTATGACTGCGGGCGAGCGTGTCGGTCCATTTGAAGTCGAAAGTAAGCTTATTGAACATCCAGCCATTGCAGAAGCAGGGGTAATTGGTAAACCTGATCCTGTTCGAGGAGAAATCATTAAAGCTTTTATCGCACTAATTGACGGCTATGAACCTTCTGATGAATTGAAGGAAGATATTCGCCAATTTGTAAAAACTGGCTTAGCTGCTCATGCCGCGCCGCGCGAAATTGAATTCCGTGATAAACTGCCAAAAACTCGCAGCGGAAAAATTATGCGTCGCGTCCTAAAAGCTTGGGAACTTGATCTTCCGACAGGCGACCTATCTACTATGGAAGACTAA
- a CDS encoding GNAT family N-acetyltransferase — MEHIKRFHSTELETKEGTLIIEGPVSSDVLAGMTFHEGLVAFRQPEQQHQAIVEIAALPEGRIIVARDGNIIVGYVTFLYPDPLERWSEANLENMIELGAIEVIPKYRGAHVGKNLLRLSMLDDAMEDYIIITTEYYWHWDLKGTGLNVWEYRKIMEKMMNAGGLEWYATDDPEISSHPANCLMVRIGQRIDQASIQKFDQIRFMNRFMY; from the coding sequence ATGGAACATATAAAAAGGTTTCATTCGACAGAATTAGAAACGAAAGAAGGGACTTTAATCATAGAAGGACCTGTTTCTTCAGATGTGTTGGCAGGCATGACCTTTCATGAAGGACTCGTTGCTTTCAGACAGCCTGAACAACAGCATCAAGCCATTGTAGAGATTGCTGCATTACCTGAAGGACGAATTATTGTTGCAAGAGATGGGAACATCATTGTTGGATATGTCACATTTCTATACCCTGACCCACTAGAACGCTGGTCAGAGGCCAACCTTGAAAATATGATTGAGCTAGGAGCAATTGAAGTCATCCCCAAATACCGCGGCGCTCATGTCGGAAAAAACTTATTACGCCTTTCAATGCTTGATGATGCGATGGAAGATTACATCATTATTACCACTGAATATTACTGGCACTGGGACTTGAAAGGAACAGGCCTCAACGTATGGGAATATCGAAAAATCATGGAAAAAATGATGAATGCTGGCGGCTTAGAATGGTACGCAACCGATGATCCTGAAATTAGCTCTCATCCAGCCAACTGCTTAATGGTACGCATTGGACAAAGAATCGATCAAGCTTCCATTCAAAAGTTTGACCAAATTCGCTTTATGAATCGCTTCATGTATTAA
- a CDS encoding acetoin utilization AcuB family protein, whose product MLLEEIMQSEVHTLSPDDQIGTALNLLRKQKIRHIPILDETGQLVGLVTDRDVKEATPSILQKDTNESELSKPLSLIMEKNVITGHPLDFVEDAAATLYEYDISCLPIVQGGELVGIITETDVLHTFVELTGANQPGSRIEVKVPNKPGMLFEVVNVLKKRRANIHSVLVYPDKQDDQFKIVVLRVRTMNPVGVIDDLKKEGHIVLWPNMPGVSL is encoded by the coding sequence ATGTTATTAGAAGAGATTATGCAATCGGAAGTACATACACTATCTCCAGATGACCAAATTGGGACTGCTTTAAACCTTTTAAGAAAACAGAAAATTCGCCACATTCCTATTCTGGATGAAACAGGACAGCTTGTCGGCCTAGTAACAGATCGCGATGTGAAGGAAGCGACCCCGTCTATTTTACAAAAAGATACAAACGAAAGTGAACTGAGTAAACCATTAAGTCTCATCATGGAAAAGAATGTGATTACTGGTCATCCGCTGGACTTTGTAGAGGATGCAGCCGCTACGTTATATGAATATGATATTAGCTGCTTGCCAATCGTCCAAGGTGGGGAGCTTGTCGGCATCATTACTGAGACAGACGTGTTACATACATTTGTTGAGCTAACCGGAGCAAATCAGCCAGGTTCAAGAATTGAAGTAAAAGTACCTAACAAACCAGGTATGCTGTTTGAAGTAGTGAATGTACTGAAAAAAAGGCGAGCGAACATTCATAGTGTGCTTGTTTATCCAGATAAACAAGACGACCAATTCAAAATTGTGGTCCTGCGTGTACGAACAATGAATCCGGTCGGGGTGATTGACGATCTAAAAAAGGAAGGACATATTGTTCTATGGCCTAATATGCCTGGAGTCTCCCTATGA
- a CDS encoding acetoin utilization protein AcuC produces the protein MTKQAVFVHSDQLLSYRFSENHPFNQFRLTLTIDLLKKINALQDEDIIPPRMATVEELELIHAPAYVKAVQQASQGQLSLDVAEGYGLGTEDTPIFASMHEASAFLVGGTLTAADSVMQGKAKHALHLGGGLHHGFQGKASGFCIYNDSSVAIKYLQEKYDARVLYIDTDAHHGDGVQWSFYDDPNVCTLSIHETGRYLFPGTGNVNERGHGKGYGYSFNIPLDAFTEDKSWLEAYETSIWEVAEFFKPDVILTQNGADSHYFDPLTHLSATMEIYRRIPQVSREIANQYCNGRWIAVGGGGYDIWRVVPRAWSRIWLEMTENSHFSGPLPEQWLQHWQTKAPVQLPLSWEDPANMYPPIPRKPEIEEKNRIALNKALYPLRKNG, from the coding sequence ATGACAAAACAAGCTGTATTTGTTCATTCGGACCAATTGTTGTCTTATCGCTTTTCAGAAAATCATCCCTTTAATCAGTTTAGACTTACATTAACGATTGACCTATTAAAAAAAATCAATGCACTTCAAGATGAGGATATCATCCCTCCTCGTATGGCAACCGTTGAAGAACTAGAGCTCATTCATGCCCCAGCTTATGTGAAAGCTGTACAACAAGCAAGCCAAGGTCAACTATCGCTCGATGTCGCCGAAGGATATGGACTTGGTACAGAGGATACGCCCATCTTTGCCAGCATGCATGAAGCCAGCGCTTTCCTTGTCGGTGGAACATTAACAGCAGCTGACTCGGTCATGCAAGGGAAAGCGAAGCATGCCCTTCACTTAGGAGGAGGATTACACCATGGCTTCCAAGGTAAGGCTTCGGGCTTTTGCATTTACAATGATAGCTCGGTGGCAATTAAATATTTACAAGAGAAATATGACGCTAGAGTTCTTTATATCGATACAGATGCGCATCATGGAGACGGTGTTCAATGGTCCTTTTACGATGACCCCAATGTTTGCACACTCTCCATCCATGAAACGGGCCGCTATTTATTCCCGGGAACAGGAAATGTCAATGAACGTGGACACGGAAAGGGATACGGCTATTCATTCAATATCCCGCTAGATGCTTTTACAGAAGATAAATCATGGCTAGAAGCCTATGAAACTTCCATTTGGGAAGTGGCTGAATTCTTTAAACCAGATGTCATTTTAACACAAAATGGAGCCGATTCTCATTATTTCGATCCCCTGACGCATTTATCTGCTACTATGGAGATTTACCGTCGGATCCCACAAGTCTCTCGTGAAATAGCGAATCAATACTGTAATGGACGCTGGATTGCGGTTGGTGGCGGCGGCTATGACATTTGGCGTGTTGTGCCGCGAGCTTGGTCAAGAATCTGGTTAGAAATGACTGAAAACTCTCACTTTTCAGGCCCTTTGCCAGAGCAATGGCTACAGCATTGGCAGACGAAAGCTCCCGTTCAACTTCCCCTCTCATGGGAAGATCCAGCAAATATGTATCCACCGATTCCGCGCAAACCGGAAATCGAAGAAAAAAATCGAATTGCTTTAAACAAAGCGCTTTATCCGCTGCGCAAAAACGGATAG
- the motS gene encoding flagellar motor protein MotS: MMIKRRPPKQPKGSPKWMVTFADLVTLVLVFFILLFSMSQIDIVKFKAMAQSFKQQAMFDNQSSIVPGEYPSEEMKKEQAQKEEDSLSKLAKEVQQYLKEHGLEDVATATRTERGVVLVLQEKILFETADAVVVEEAYPFLNEIGKMLETKPNIIKVEGHTDNRPIQNTYYPSNWELSSARASSVIRFLSDNHDIDPKQFIAVGYGDTRPLVPNTSAENMQKNRRVEIIITDPKYTESE, translated from the coding sequence ATGATGATCAAACGTCGTCCGCCTAAACAACCAAAAGGTTCACCGAAGTGGATGGTGACGTTTGCTGACCTTGTCACACTTGTTCTTGTGTTCTTTATTTTATTATTTTCGATGTCGCAAATTGATATTGTTAAATTTAAAGCAATGGCTCAGTCATTTAAACAACAAGCCATGTTTGACAATCAATCTTCTATCGTTCCTGGAGAATATCCATCGGAGGAAATGAAGAAAGAGCAAGCGCAGAAAGAAGAAGATTCGCTGAGTAAGCTAGCGAAAGAAGTGCAACAGTATTTAAAGGAACATGGACTAGAGGATGTGGCAACAGCTACACGAACGGAACGAGGAGTCGTTCTTGTTCTACAAGAGAAAATTCTTTTTGAGACAGCAGATGCTGTCGTTGTAGAAGAAGCCTATCCTTTTTTAAATGAGATTGGTAAAATGCTTGAAACGAAGCCGAATATTATTAAAGTAGAAGGACATACTGACAACCGTCCGATTCAAAATACTTATTATCCTTCGAACTGGGAGCTTTCAAGCGCTCGAGCAAGCAGTGTGATTCGCTTTTTAAGCGATAATCATGATATTGATCCCAAGCAATTTATCGCAGTTGGTTACGGAGACACAAGACCGCTTGTGCCTAATACAAGTGCTGAGAATATGCAAAAAAACCGACGAGTCGAGATTATCATTACTGACCCGAAATATACAGAAAGCGAATGA
- the motP gene encoding flagellar motor protein MotP — MKKFDALTPIGIVIGFILIAFAVITSGGVEGFASFLHLPSILIVFGGVFAALLINFPLKDIKHMFMVMGQAFRQEETDLEGLIQRFVKLSEKARREGLLSLEAGLYEEKDEFLKKGILLAVDGIEQEMLVDIMNAEIIALEERHRKGRSLLEKAGEYAPAWGMIGTLIGLVLMLKNLNDPTSLGPDMAVALITTLYGSLLANLVFLPMASKLELKTENEVFYRQIIIEGVVGVQTGQNPKILQEKLTAFLSTEERKASGKLGSSEAIEA; from the coding sequence ATGAAAAAGTTTGATGCACTGACACCAATAGGAATTGTTATCGGATTCATTCTAATAGCCTTTGCTGTCATTACAAGCGGAGGTGTCGAGGGGTTCGCATCCTTTCTGCATTTACCCTCAATACTAATTGTCTTCGGTGGAGTATTCGCTGCTTTACTGATCAATTTCCCATTGAAAGATATTAAACACATGTTTATGGTCATGGGACAGGCTTTTCGGCAGGAAGAAACCGATTTAGAAGGATTGATTCAACGCTTTGTGAAATTGTCTGAAAAGGCTCGGCGTGAAGGTTTATTATCTCTTGAGGCAGGCCTTTATGAGGAGAAAGATGAGTTTTTGAAAAAAGGCATCCTACTAGCAGTAGACGGAATTGAACAAGAAATGTTAGTTGATATTATGAATGCAGAGATTATCGCTCTTGAGGAGCGTCATCGCAAAGGAAGAAGTTTATTGGAAAAAGCCGGTGAATATGCTCCGGCTTGGGGAATGATCGGTACATTAATTGGGCTAGTTTTAATGTTAAAAAATTTAAATGACCCGACGTCATTAGGACCCGATATGGCGGTGGCACTAATCACCACCCTCTATGGTTCGTTGCTTGCCAATCTTGTGTTTTTACCGATGGCATCGAAGTTAGAGTTAAAAACGGAGAATGAAGTGTTCTATCGTCAGATCATCATAGAAGGTGTTGTCGGTGTACAGACAGGGCAAAACCCTAAGATTTTACAAGAAAAGCTGACGGCCTTCTTATCGACTGAAGAAAGAAAAGCAAGCGGAAAATTAGGCTCAAGTGAGGCGATCGAAGCATGA
- the ccpA gene encoding catabolite control protein A: MNVTIYDVAREANVSMATVSRVVNGNPNVKPATRKKVLDVIERLGYRPNAVARGLASKKTTTVGVIIPDISNIFYAELARGIEDVATMYKYNIILSNSDQNKDKELHLINTMLGKQVDGLVFMGSQITEEHVEEFKRSPVPVVLAGSVELSGQIPSVNTNYEAAAYDAVKLLIDEGHKQIAYVASPLNDTINKEYVIKGYKKALMEAGLPVEEEFIIEGDYTYDSGLEAWTKIQQLSSKPTAVFVNNDEMALGVVHGAQDSGVKIPDDLEIISFDSSRLSLMVRPQLTSVIQPLYDIGAVAMRLLTKYMNKEEVESSIVVLPHRIEKRGSTK; the protein is encoded by the coding sequence ATGAATGTCACTATATATGATGTAGCAAGAGAGGCCAATGTATCAATGGCGACAGTTTCCCGCGTGGTTAATGGGAATCCAAACGTGAAACCAGCGACAAGAAAGAAAGTACTTGATGTGATTGAGCGACTTGGTTATCGCCCAAATGCGGTAGCGCGTGGACTCGCTAGCAAGAAGACGACGACAGTTGGTGTGATCATCCCTGATATTTCGAATATTTTTTATGCGGAATTAGCGAGGGGGATTGAGGATGTTGCGACGATGTATAAGTATAATATTATCTTAAGCAACTCGGATCAAAACAAGGATAAAGAGCTTCACTTAATTAATACGATGCTTGGTAAGCAAGTGGATGGGCTTGTGTTTATGGGAAGTCAAATTACAGAGGAACATGTGGAAGAATTTAAACGTTCACCAGTGCCGGTCGTATTAGCTGGATCGGTTGAATTGTCCGGACAAATTCCTTCTGTTAATACTAATTACGAAGCAGCAGCATACGATGCAGTGAAGTTACTGATTGATGAAGGACATAAGCAAATTGCCTATGTAGCCAGTCCTTTAAACGATACGATCAACAAAGAGTATGTGATTAAAGGATATAAGAAAGCGCTCATGGAAGCTGGTTTGCCAGTAGAAGAAGAATTCATCATTGAAGGTGATTATACGTACGATTCTGGATTAGAAGCGTGGACAAAGATTCAGCAACTATCGTCTAAACCAACAGCAGTATTTGTTAATAACGATGAAATGGCGCTAGGTGTCGTGCATGGAGCACAAGATAGTGGAGTCAAGATTCCAGATGACCTTGAAATTATTAGCTTCGATAGCTCTCGCCTGTCTTTAATGGTACGACCACAGCTCACGTCTGTGATACAGCCATTGTATGATATCGGTGCCGTAGCGATGAGGTTGTTAACTAAATATATGAATAAGGAAGAGGTAGAAAGTTCGATCGTTGTCCTGCCGCATCGAATTGAAAAAAGAGGGTCAACAAAGTAG
- a CDS encoding bifunctional 3-deoxy-7-phosphoheptulonate synthase/chorismate mutase gives MSNQELDQLRQRVDEMNVELLKLISERATLVQEIGRVKEKQGVNRYDPVRERAMLNKIIESNDGPFETSTVEHLFKEIFKAGLELQQDDHRKALLVSRKKKPEDTIVEIRGEEVGKGAPTFVFGPCAVESYEQVAQVAQAIKDKGLKLIRGGAFKPRTSPYDFQGLGVEGLKILKRVADEFDLAVVSEIVNPADIELACDYIDVIQIGARNMQNFELLKAAGEVKKPVLLKRGLAATIEEFINAAEYIISRGNDQIMLCERGIRTYERATRNTLDISAVPILKQETHLPVFVDVTHSTGRRDLLIPTAKAALAIGADGVMAEVHPDPAVALSDSAQQMNLQQFDEFYKEIVKAIPVKA, from the coding sequence GTGAGTAACCAAGAATTAGATCAGTTGAGACAACGTGTTGACGAGATGAATGTGGAGTTATTAAAATTGATCAGCGAGCGTGCTACATTAGTTCAAGAGATTGGACGTGTAAAAGAAAAGCAAGGTGTTAATCGATATGATCCCGTTCGTGAACGAGCGATGTTAAATAAGATTATTGAAAGCAACGACGGTCCTTTCGAAACGTCTACCGTTGAACATTTGTTCAAAGAAATTTTCAAAGCAGGACTTGAGCTTCAACAAGATGACCATCGTAAAGCCCTTCTTGTTTCTCGGAAAAAGAAACCGGAAGATACAATCGTTGAGATTCGTGGGGAGGAAGTTGGTAAAGGAGCACCAACATTTGTGTTTGGTCCTTGTGCGGTAGAATCGTATGAACAAGTAGCTCAAGTGGCGCAAGCGATTAAAGATAAAGGCTTAAAGTTAATTCGTGGAGGTGCTTTCAAACCTCGTACGTCTCCTTATGACTTCCAAGGCCTTGGGGTAGAAGGATTGAAAATTTTAAAGAGAGTAGCAGATGAATTCGATTTAGCTGTTGTTAGTGAAATCGTAAATCCTGCTGATATTGAGCTTGCTTGTGACTACATTGATGTCATTCAAATCGGGGCACGTAATATGCAAAACTTTGAATTATTGAAAGCGGCTGGAGAAGTGAAAAAGCCAGTCTTATTAAAACGAGGTTTAGCGGCAACGATTGAAGAATTTATTAATGCAGCTGAATACATCATCTCTCGCGGGAATGATCAAATTATGCTTTGTGAACGTGGAATTCGTACGTACGAGCGTGCAACGAGAAATACATTGGATATTTCAGCGGTACCAATTTTGAAGCAAGAGACGCACTTACCAGTGTTTGTTGATGTCACTCATTCAACAGGTAGACGGGATCTGTTAATCCCAACAGCGAAAGCAGCCCTTGCGATCGGTGCTGATGGTGTCATGGCAGAAGTGCATCCAGACCCAGCTGTTGCCTTGTCTGACTCCGCTCAACAAATGAATTTGCAACAATTTGATGAATTTTATAAGGAAATTGTGAAAGCAATTCCTGTAAAAGCATAA